GCCAGCTGGTAAATGAGATAattatgttaaagtttttaattgagTTTTTAGGAAAAGGTTTAAGCTTACTTACATATttggtggtctttttcaaatCTTTGAGTGTGTGTTTATAGTGTTGTAAACTTTTTTGCATGTTTGTAATATGTTCCTCTTCTAGAGGACCTAATAAATCCTgttgtaaatgatttttaataaatttcagtgAAGAATTAATGATAACCAAATGTTGCAAATGATTAGCAGTTATCATAAGGATTTCATAGAAGCTAGAAAAGAATAAACTTTATAACAGACCGAACATTTATATGGAAATGAAACTGAAACTTACTTTTCTTGAGAATTTTTGCTTACTCGAGCTATGGACTTTTTAGACCAATGATGCAACTGAAAGCTAATAAAACACattgtttgttattaaatatatatagtaaAGATTTGTTCCAACATTCCACTTACTCCAATAAACCCTTCATAATTTTCATACGATATAAGGGAAACATAATACCCAATTCCTTTAGTTTCTCATCGGTCATACACAAAAACTGTGCTAAAGTTATTTTGCCTTTAGCAAAGTATTCCAAAAACTGTTCCATGCCTATGGACAGTAAAATGGTACTAATCTCTTGAAAATATTCTGGACATtcagattttaagaaaatacgTGGTATATAATCTCTTAAAGTATTATAAGCTAAAAATTTCGAAGGTACTATATAGGTTTCCTTTTCCTTGGGCAATAGTTCGAGCAAATCATAGAAACCATGAAATTGTGCCACTTGTATAGGTGTATAACCCTTACGATTGGCTATTTTATAATTAACTCCTGCCTCTACTAGCAACTTTACAATATCACTACGATTATTTTCGATGGCATGAAAGATGGGAGTACATCCCTGATTATCAAAGGCATCAAAACTAACTTCGTCTATCATTAAACGCACAATATTGGTGTGACCATTTTTGCAGGCCAACATAAAGGGAGTTGTACCATATTTATCAGCCACATTGATGATGGCCCCATGTTGCAGAAGTAATTTGGCCATTTTATCTATAACCAAAGGATCCTTACAGTGCGTGTCACAAACATTCAGTAGCGGGGTAACAGaatcaatttgtttatttacatcGGCCTTCTTGTCCAATACCAAATATTCTACAATGTCTAGGAAACCTTGTTTACAGGCATGTAGTAAAAGAGTAAAGCCACCtgggaatgaaataaaaacattctttaaaatgcaaacttaataaaataataacaaaattttgattaaaaatgacaaaattccaaaaaagtccattagaatatttataaaaaagttttttttttttaaataagaatttaaatgttttaaaaacaatttcaaatcaaaattcCTCCCTAAGCACTCTTACCCTTTAATGATTGATTCACATTGTAATTAAGCAAATCCACTTGTTGCCTCACCCCATCCAAACTGCCTTCCATTAGTGCATCATACAATTCCTGTTCATCATCTTTATGCCAATAATTTCTGGGGGGTTTCTTAAtaatctacaaaaaaaacaacaacaaatacttaaatatccaTGTACATACCAAATTTAAAAGTAACCTTGAATTAGTTCAATAAGCCCTATTATTCATTTTATCTTTGGATGGGTCTTCTCTCTCCAAAACacaaaagaaattgcaaacaacaaccacaacaaaaaaagagaaaaaaaaacgaaaataaactCACATCATCACCAAAGGAAAACCCATCATAATCATCTTCGGAATCACTATCTGGTGgtctatatattatatttcGATTAGACATTGTCttgtttattgacttttttcacTGATTTCTTTAATGAAACATTATTTTTTGCACGAATTAAAAAATTGCGATTGATTATTACTGCAAgtgtaaacaagtaagaaattcgATTTAATGcgaaaaaaacgtaaacaataaatattgtgattaaAGAGCTCTGCGCCGACAAATAATAACGGCGGCAGCGGCTGACACTTAAAATAACGGCGGCGGTTTAAAAATTAACTGTAAACCGGCTAAAAGTATCAAATACCgactaaatttacaaaatttccaaagattttatataaaaacggaATGCGAGAGATAAAAAAGtgagattttgtatataatttataacaataaaatagagCAAGCACTAAAGATACAAAACAGTTAAAAAcatatcgtcgttcatttaaaaagtaAGCGGACAAGTGTCTAAGCATGTATAGACCGGAGAACATAaaaagggggctttttggtactttttcgttcttcaaccgatactttttgtgttttttctaatattgatcCCGGGCGCCCGACATaattgaacaacgaaaaagtactacaATATATCCCATTTTACAAGTTCTCatttatgctaaatttcatgtttctagatttaattttaaataaaactcaaaaaagtacCCGTAAAGAAGGAAAATGTACCTATCTAAAAGTCTATTAATTGTTATATACATACCGGGGTTCCACATAACTCCCTATtagcatatttatttaaaaattttatctaaattgacTTATTCATGTCTGTTCTGTAAATAGATTCGTTTTCAAAACCGAgaagtttttaaaaccaaacaTTCTTGTTGATATAGACGCAAGTACATCAAGTGATCGGAAGGAATactattagtttttttcttttataactgATTCATATAGTGTGAGAACTCTAAGGGATCTAAAGTCGACATAAAGCCCAAACTAAATCTATATATGacgacagatagatagatagatagatagatagatagacagacagatagatagatagatagatagatagatagatagatagatagatagatagatagatagatagatatatagatagatatatagatagataaatacataaataaatagatagatagatatatagatagatagatagatagatagatagatagatagatagatagatagatagatagatagatagatagatagatagatagatagatagatagatagatagatagatagatagatagatagatagatatatagatagatagatagatagatagatagatagatagatagatagatagataaatagatagatagagaaatagatagatagatagatagatagatagatagagaaatagatagataaatatatagatagatagatagatagatagatagatagatagataggtagatagatagatagatagatagatagctagatagctagatagatagataggtatataAGGTTTTaaggtagatagataggttttaagtaaataaaatatttgatttttctcTTAATAAAAACTCCAAACCTTTCCAAAGTTTCtttcatcaaaatatctttATTCGATTTGACTCTAAATACGCTTCAatcaaattacataaaaaattacttaaaatctaATCCAATTTTAGTATatacttaaataatataaagtatCACAAAGTAACTtattaaagtaataataatattttaaaaaaatctcctCTTGACTTAGTTCTCACTTAAAATAGCAACTCCATAAATGAGGCACTAAATAATCACTCCAACTATTAAACTTTTTAGGACAATTAAAACGTGTATAATACTCCATGCTATACAAAGAAATCATCATACAATTGCCATAGATTAAACTAAACCAAAGGAAAATATTTCCCAAGTTTTTCGGAATATAACGAGTTAAAAATATCATTGCCACACCTATTATACCAAAGAAGACAAAGATGACGGGAAAGCAAACTTGCAAAGCATAGCCCAATATATATTCATGAAAAACAGCTGATATGGCAAACACCGTTAGCGATGATAGGGCCTTGGAACCCTTAAATATGTGATTATAGAAATCCTTGTAGATATATTCATATAACCAGTCATGAACCACTACATTCCAATTGCGATAGTAGCCTTCATAATTACTAGCAGTCCACCAGTCCTTGTAAAACATACGATCGCCAAAACGCATTAACTCAGCCGTAAAATTGAGCCAAGCGTGTAAAATCATATAGAAACCAGCCAAGAAGATTATAATGCTCGGCATTAACATGCCAAATAATTTGATAGTAATGGAGGCAGCATTAAGTTTTTCCACACCAAAATTACCAAAATGTTGAGTGATATGACGTTCATGGATATAACTATAGAGAAAAGCCACGGCTACCACCTCAAAGAAACGGGCCAAAGCAAATTTCCATCTGATCGTAGAGGTGCGAGGATATTCATCTCGGTATAATAGAGTGGGagcaaataaataatacagATATTTGTTGAATGCAGGAAAATTAATTGCTGTTGCCGACTGGTCTTCAGCCTTTAATTTTCCGGCTAGAACTCTTGGCGCTACACTTCTGACAAAAGAATGCATTTTCATTAATAATCTAACAGTTTCCGGCAGCAAAACTGAAGATGTAGCAAAAGGTAGATCTAAATGTAGACATAACTTTGTTGGCACATAGGCGAATACTAATTGGCTGGTTATATAGATAAATAGGCAAGAAAGGGACCATAAATGTTGGAGGTTTTCTAAAAGGAAAGTGAAATATTATGAGCATTAATATGTTTTAGATTGCTGTATAATACTTACTGTGTCGGGCCAATTTCATTCGTACTTGCTGCCAGCCCTTGAGGGAATAATAAATGCTGAAGACGAAAATATGTTGTAGCATCCAAATACCAGCAACTAGGTGTATTTTATCAAAGCTGGTTTTGAAAGTACCTATGCCAAAGCTTATGCTGAAAACAAAAAGTGaaagaaatataagaaatacatatatatttaatttttaaaacataactagaacagaactagatcataAATAGAGcataactagaatagaactagaacagaactagaacagaactagaacagaactagaacagaactagaacagaactagaacagaactagaacagaactagaacagaactagNNNNNNNNNNNNNNNNNNNNNNNNNNNNNNNNNNNNNNNNNNNNNNNNNNNNNNNNNNNNNNNNNNNNNNNNNNNNNNNNNNNNNNNNNNNNNNNNNNNNtcggtgctgttgccgaaaatcaacagataccccacagaggagtgactgtgggactaagcgttggaaatgagttggtatcaattgtatatgataaagaatgaatgtagatgtatgcgggactcatccacccgtatacctaaattaatgtgtcgtatgttttttctctatgaatgtgtcgaataaatgagatgtgtgctgggttgaatgatgatggatgaaagatatcatatacaagagataccgattaagtttccttccttgtccagatatgttcagagtttactctgttcatattcgacttgccatagcgtgtcactgtgagtaagaacgatgtctacggcttattgaaggatcgtgcttcggtccaccggttacgtctctaggtgctgttgccgaatcaacagagccatagtagtgtggttgtcttacaacgtgactactttggcaagagattagatagctcgagtattccagcaaagtacttgcgcatggtaccggtcatagccaatgtgcaaaaattgccacctgcgtcttcattgaagacaaaggggcgatggtagaccgttctcaagtctacccagtggatgaaaaagaccaacgtgagataaggccgacacggcaggtgctcacgttaaaactatcgacagtcagacagacacacggacagacagacagacagacagacagacggacatggcttaatcgactccgctatctataaggatccagaatataaatacactttatagggtcggaaaattatattatagatattacaaacggaatgacaaacttatatatacccttctcacgaaggtgaagggtatgaAAACAGACATTCTGAGGGCTCTATCTATAATTTCTAATCACTTGTATAATCAGACTTATAATAatctattaataatttatacctATGTCTACAAATGTAATAGTAATGCCAATATATAGataatgttctagttctgttcatttataaaataataaaaggttATCTACAATTTGCACTAATAGAAATTATCGCGATAAAAAGATTATCCTAAATAAACATATGGAATCTATATCCCAAATAGTAGCATAACATGCGGACTAACTTATTTAACAATTACTTTTCTGAATAAATATCGGTCTCTCATAGTTAGTTAGAAGATGTGTATATATACaacaaatccgaagaaatacacctaggcctctatcgagcCTGATGTGGGCTCCTTAATcagtgccacaggtgggaatTGAACctaccacctccggtctaccagactagaacactaaccacatAACTACCGGAGGCCTCATCCGTCTCtcatagaaataattttttttttgctatattagtttacaaatacaacaagtaggaaagtatagttgggcatggccgaccatataataccctaatatgggccgatcctcgataaatttgggaaaaggatatatttttaaataacagttagttttgttgagtttcattgctatacaaatggttacaagtcaattttagacgtttaggacattttttgaagggtgaGTTTGTAtatgggctagggtcaaataagggccgatcattacgaaaatctgcagtgtcatttatacttatataaaacttattcgtgtcaatttttagagagataatagaatatttgacgtaattatggcataaaaagtattcaaatcgggaggtacggtgcctgtgccaaaaaacatgcttggtccaaatttcatcaaattatcttgaaaattgcggcctgtaccttgcgcacaaggtttacatggacagccggacagacggacggacgggcatgtcttaatcaactcaaaaagtgattctgaatcgatcggtatacttggaccaatatttttatttttatgttacaaacatcagcacaaacgtataataccctccccactatagtggtgtaggttataattAACATTATACATCTAAAATACATTCCGGATACGCAATgcattttagtttatatttttatataaagaaataatttaatattaatttaaaattgcaattttcttccCTTCTTTAGAATCATCTACAATGCTAAACGATCAaacaattgaattaaattttgtgCGCAACCGTTTGGAAACATTTCAAAGCACCGTATTGCGTGACGTACAGAAACGTATGTCGAGCATGATAGACGAGGTCATGCAAGAACTTCGACAACATGAACTGCAAACAAATGAATTTCGTAATTTTGCAACACCACATATGTTGCACAATCATCATGTTAACACATCAAACACCTGGAGTAATCGTATAAGAACTGAAACTAAACCAAAGACGATTGAAAGTACAGATAAGGAAGTTTCTCATGAAGATGATGTTAAAGTCATGGATACAACTACTAATGCAACAGATACAGATTCTTCTAGCAGTGGGAATAAGAAAAGATCCAAATCGAAGAAATATAATGCATTGCCTGAAAAGATATTCGTTACGCGCGAATCATTTTTGACGGCCCTCTTAGAGGTCGATCATATGAAGACAATTtatcatatattttatataatatttttggtcTTTTTGCTGAATAATATCACTTATGAGTATTTGGTTAAAGGAAGGTGAgtgttcagaatcattttcagttaagttctaattcggtaatagttctgttttagtactGTTCGATTCTAGCtcctctgttctagttctgttctatttcaatttctgttctagttgtgttctagttctgttctatttctgttctagttctgttctagttctgttctagttctgttctagttctgttctagttctgttctagttctgttctagttctattctagttgtgttctagttctgttctagttctgttctagttctgttctagttctgttctagttctgttctagttctgttctagttctgttctagttctgttctagttctgttctagttctagttctgttctagttctgttctagttctgttctagttctgttctagttctgttctagttctgttctagttctgttctagttctgttctagttctgttctagttctgttctagttctgttctagttctgttctagttctgttctagttgtgttctagttctgttttagttctgttttagttctgttctagttctgttctagttctgttctagttctattctagttctgttctagctctgttccaGTTtgattctagttctattctagttctagttctgttctagttctgttctagttctgttctagttctagttctgttctagttctgttctagttctgttctagttctgttctagttctgttctagttcatatcGAGTGGCTTAACTTGTTACTGCAACAAGCTTTTCAATTGTCTAAGAAGATCTATCGTACAATTATAAAATCGCAACATTTATTACTTACGATTGATTTTATAATGTCACATAT
The window above is part of the Lucilia cuprina isolate Lc7/37 chromosome 6, ASM2204524v1, whole genome shotgun sequence genome. Proteins encoded here:
- the LOC111677363 gene encoding uncharacterized protein LOC111677363 isoform X2 encodes the protein MEGSLDGVRQQVDLLNYNVNQSLKGGFTLLLHACKQGFLDIVEYLVLDKKADVNKQIDSVTPLLNVCDTHCKDPLVIDKMAKLLLQHGAIINVADKYGTTPFMLACKNGHTNIVRLMIDEVSFDAFDNQGCTPIFHAIENNRSDIVKLLVEAGVNYKIANRKGYTPIQVAQFHGFYDLLELLPKEKETYIVPSKFLAYNTLRDYIPRIFLKSECPEYFQEISTILLSIGMEQFLEYFAKGKITLAQFLCMTDEKLKELGIMFPLYRMKIMKGLLDFQLHHWSKKSIARVSKNSQENFYEILMITANHLQHLVIINSSLKFIKNHLQQDLLGPLEEEHITNMQKSLQHYKHTLKDLKKTTKYLASFSPSKNPLYIDYDEFLAERKRLKFKCYFKYTLAIGLSVFICLKFKRLF
- the LOC111677363 gene encoding uncharacterized protein LOC111677363 isoform X1, which gives rise to MSNRNIIYRPPDSDSEDDYDGFSFGDDIIKKPPRNYWHKDDEQELYDALMEGSLDGVRQQVDLLNYNVNQSLKGGFTLLLHACKQGFLDIVEYLVLDKKADVNKQIDSVTPLLNVCDTHCKDPLVIDKMAKLLLQHGAIINVADKYGTTPFMLACKNGHTNIVRLMIDEVSFDAFDNQGCTPIFHAIENNRSDIVKLLVEAGVNYKIANRKGYTPIQVAQFHGFYDLLELLPKEKETYIVPSKFLAYNTLRDYIPRIFLKSECPEYFQEISTILLSIGMEQFLEYFAKGKITLAQFLCMTDEKLKELGIMFPLYRMKIMKGLLDFQLHHWSKKSIARVSKNSQENFYEILMITANHLQHLVIINSSLKFIKNHLQQDLLGPLEEEHITNMQKSLQHYKHTLKDLKKTTKYLASFSPSKNPLYIDYDEFLAERKRLKFKCYFKYTLAIGLSVFICLKFKRLF
- the LOC111677357 gene encoding sterol O-acyltransferase 1, with amino-acid sequence MVEKQLDRKIASPEKCAQSVFSISFGIGTFKTSFDKIHLVAGIWMLQHIFVFSIYYSLKGWQQVRMKLARHKNLQHLWSLSCLFIYITSQLVFAYVPTKLCLHLDLPFATSSVLLPETVRLLMKMHSFVRSVAPRVLAGKLKAEDQSATAINFPAFNKYLYYLFAPTLLYRDEYPRTSTIRWKFALARFFEVVAVAFLYSYIHERHITQHFGNFGVEKLNAASITIKLFGMLMPSIIIFLAGFYMILHAWLNFTAELMRFGDRMFYKDWWTASNYEGYYRNWNVVVHDWLYEYIYKDFYNHIFKGSKALSSLTVFAISAVFHEYILGYALQVCFPVIFVFFGIIGVAMIFLTRYIPKNLGNIFLWFSLIYGNCMMISLYSMEYYTRFNCPKKFNSWSDYLVPHLWSCYFK
- the LOC124420882 gene encoding sterol O-acyltransferase 1-like, whose protein sequence is MLNDQTIELNFVRNRLETFQSTVLRDVQKRMSSMIDEVMQELRQHELQTNEFRNFATPHMLHNHHVNTSNTWSNRIRTETKPKTIESTDKEVSHEDDVKVMDTTTNATDTDSSSSGNKKRSKSKKYNALPEKIFVTRESFLTALLEVDHMKTIYHIFYIIFLVFLLNNITYEYLVKGR